One Stenotrophomonas maltophilia DNA window includes the following coding sequences:
- a CDS encoding efflux RND transporter permease subunit: MKLSDISIQRPVFAVVMSLLLLVLGVMSFTRLTLRELPAIDPPIVSVSVDYTGASAAVIESRITQVLEDALAGIEGIDTINARSTNGRSQVSIEFTSNRDIEAAANDVRDAVSRVADRMPEEARPPEIAKVESDADPIIWFNMVSSTMDTLELSDYADRYVVDRFSSLDGVAQVRIGGRQRYAMRIWLDRDQLAARGLTTGDVETALRNENVELPAGRIESTDRDFTLRVERNYIKPEDFATIPLGKGRDGYVVRMGDVAKIELASAERRAYYRSNGEPGIGLGIVKTSTANSLDVARVARAEAERVALTLPKGTQIFVAFDNTTFIEAAVDRVYATLVEAMILVLAVIWLFLGSFRAALIPAVTVPVCLVAAFIALYAFDFSINLLTLLALVLCIGLVVDDAIVVVENVQRRIDLGEPPLVASKRGTAQVAFAVIATTAVLVAVFLPVGFLEGNTGRLFRELAVALAAAVALSAFVALTLTPMMASKLLKPHTGHAPRGLHGFVNRNLERLAGAYGRVLDHHVDRTWIYLLVMVAALAASWGLLKLLPSELAPAEDRGSFQIMIDGPEGAGYDYTVQQVQQVEAMLAPHVGPDKPIVRANPRVPGGWGASEEMHTGRVSIFLQPWRQRSEGTPEVANELQKELDTIRGVRVRTQVGGGLVRSGGQPFQIVLGGPEYAEIAQWRDRILLRMADNPGLVGPDSDYKETRPQMRVNIDRQRAADLGVPVTAIGSALETMMGSRRVTTFVDNGEEYDVLVQAGRDGRASPADLAAIRVRATSGELVPLSNLVTLSEVAEAGTLNRFNRLRSITINAGLAPGYPLGEAIAWAQQVTREELPQYAQVNWKGESREYQSAGGAVLLTFAMALLVVYLVLAAQFESFIHPLTIMLTVPLGVLGALVGLWVSGGTVNLFSQIGIVMLVGLAAKNGILIVEFANQLRDDGRTVREAIIESAMVRLRPILMTSIATVVGAIPLVVAGGPGSASRGTIGIVIIFGVTLSTFLSLFVVPAFYARLAPYTRSPEAVKRELEKQEAESPSVGGHA; encoded by the coding sequence ATGAAGCTGTCCGACATCTCCATCCAGCGGCCGGTGTTCGCCGTGGTGATGAGCCTGTTGCTGCTGGTGCTGGGCGTGATGTCCTTCACCCGCCTGACCCTGCGCGAACTGCCGGCCATCGATCCGCCAATCGTTTCGGTGTCGGTGGACTACACCGGCGCCTCGGCCGCGGTCATCGAAAGCCGCATTACCCAGGTGCTGGAAGACGCGCTGGCCGGCATTGAAGGCATCGACACGATCAACGCGCGCAGCACCAACGGCCGCTCGCAGGTCAGCATCGAATTCACCTCCAACCGCGATATCGAAGCGGCGGCCAATGACGTGCGCGATGCGGTCAGCCGCGTCGCCGACCGCATGCCGGAGGAAGCGCGTCCACCGGAGATCGCCAAGGTCGAAAGCGATGCCGACCCGATCATCTGGTTCAACATGGTCTCCTCGACCATGGACACGCTGGAACTGAGCGACTACGCCGACCGCTACGTGGTCGACCGTTTCTCCAGCCTCGACGGCGTGGCCCAGGTCCGCATCGGCGGCCGCCAGCGCTACGCAATGCGCATCTGGCTGGACCGCGACCAGCTGGCGGCGCGTGGGCTGACCACCGGCGATGTGGAAACCGCGCTGCGCAACGAGAACGTGGAACTGCCGGCCGGCCGCATCGAGTCGACCGACCGCGACTTCACCCTGCGCGTGGAGCGCAACTACATCAAGCCCGAAGACTTCGCGACCATTCCGCTGGGCAAGGGCCGCGATGGCTATGTGGTGCGCATGGGCGACGTGGCGAAGATCGAGCTGGCCTCGGCTGAGCGCCGCGCCTACTACCGAAGCAATGGCGAGCCGGGCATCGGCCTGGGCATCGTCAAGACCTCCACCGCCAACTCGCTGGACGTGGCCCGTGTCGCGCGCGCCGAGGCGGAGCGGGTTGCACTGACCCTGCCCAAGGGCACGCAGATCTTCGTCGCCTTCGACAACACCACCTTCATCGAAGCCGCAGTGGACCGCGTCTACGCCACGCTGGTGGAAGCGATGATCCTGGTGCTGGCGGTGATCTGGCTGTTCCTCGGCAGCTTCCGCGCCGCATTGATTCCCGCAGTGACGGTGCCGGTGTGCCTGGTCGCCGCCTTCATCGCGCTGTATGCATTCGATTTCTCGATCAACCTGCTGACCCTGCTTGCCCTGGTGCTGTGCATCGGCCTGGTGGTGGACGATGCGATCGTGGTGGTGGAGAACGTGCAGCGCCGCATCGATCTGGGCGAACCGCCGCTGGTCGCTTCCAAGCGCGGTACCGCGCAGGTCGCCTTCGCGGTGATTGCTACCACCGCGGTGCTGGTGGCGGTATTCCTGCCGGTTGGATTCCTGGAAGGCAACACCGGGCGCCTGTTCCGCGAGCTGGCGGTGGCGCTGGCTGCCGCGGTGGCCTTGTCCGCCTTCGTGGCGCTGACGCTGACGCCAATGATGGCCTCCAAGCTGCTCAAGCCGCACACCGGGCACGCGCCGCGTGGCCTGCATGGCTTCGTCAACCGCAATCTGGAGCGTCTGGCGGGCGCCTATGGCCGCGTGCTCGACCACCACGTCGACCGCACCTGGATCTACCTGCTGGTGATGGTGGCCGCACTGGCCGCCAGCTGGGGCCTGCTCAAACTGCTGCCGTCGGAACTGGCGCCGGCCGAAGACCGCGGTTCGTTCCAGATCATGATCGACGGCCCGGAAGGCGCCGGCTACGACTACACCGTGCAGCAGGTGCAGCAGGTGGAGGCAATGCTGGCACCGCATGTCGGCCCGGACAAACCCATCGTGCGCGCCAACCCGCGCGTGCCGGGTGGCTGGGGCGCCAGCGAGGAAATGCACACCGGCCGCGTCAGCATCTTCCTGCAGCCGTGGCGCCAGCGCAGCGAGGGCACGCCGGAAGTGGCCAACGAACTGCAGAAGGAGCTGGATACCATCCGTGGCGTGCGCGTACGCACGCAGGTGGGCGGTGGCCTGGTGCGCAGCGGCGGCCAGCCGTTCCAGATCGTACTGGGTGGCCCGGAATATGCCGAGATCGCGCAGTGGCGCGACCGCATCCTGCTGCGCATGGCCGACAATCCCGGCCTGGTCGGCCCGGACTCGGACTACAAGGAAACCCGGCCGCAGATGCGGGTGAACATCGACCGCCAGCGCGCGGCCGACCTCGGCGTGCCGGTCACCGCGATCGGTTCGGCGCTGGAAACCATGATGGGTTCGCGCCGTGTCACCACCTTCGTCGACAACGGCGAGGAGTACGACGTGCTGGTGCAGGCCGGCCGTGATGGCCGTGCCAGCCCAGCCGACCTGGCCGCGATCCGCGTGCGCGCCACCTCCGGCGAACTGGTGCCGCTGTCCAACCTGGTCACGCTGAGCGAAGTGGCCGAGGCCGGCACCCTGAACCGCTTCAACCGCCTGCGCTCGATCACCATCAACGCCGGCCTGGCGCCGGGCTATCCGCTGGGTGAGGCCATCGCCTGGGCGCAGCAGGTCACGCGCGAAGAGCTGCCGCAGTACGCGCAGGTGAACTGGAAGGGCGAATCGCGTGAGTACCAGAGCGCTGGTGGCGCGGTGCTGCTGACCTTCGCGATGGCCCTGCTGGTGGTCTATCTGGTGCTGGCCGCGCAGTTCGAGAGCTTCATCCACCCGCTCACCATCATGCTGACCGTGCCGCTGGGCGTGCTCGGTGCGCTGGTCGGGTTGTGGGTGAGTGGTGGCACGGTGAACCTGTTCAGTCAGATCGGCATCGTCATGCTGGTCGGCCTGGCCGCGAAGAACGGCATCCTCATCGTCGAATTCGCCAACCAGCTGCGTGACGACGGAAGAACCGTGCGCGAGGCGATCATCGAATCGGCGATGGTGCGCCTGCGCCCGATCCTGATGACCTCGATCGCCACCGTGGTCGGCGCGATCCCGCTGGTGGTGGCCGGTGGCCCGGGTTCGGCCAGCCGTGGCACCATCGGCATCGTGATCATCTTCGGCGTGACCCTCTCCACCTTCCTGTCGCTGTTCGTGGTGCCGGCGTTCTACGCGCGGCTGGCCCCGTACACCCGCTCGCCGGAAGCGGTGAAGCGTGAACTGGAGAAGCAGGAAGCGGAATCGCCCTCGGTGGGTGGCCATGCCTGA
- a CDS encoding efflux RND transporter periplasmic adaptor subunit: MLARIASTLALGLSLAVLAGCAGKQEAAARRQGEAVPVTAQVVQSRQWNDTLQALGTAKARESISVTAKVSEIVEKVHFESGQHVAAGAPIVTLRGQAQEAALVQAQATFHEADQLYRRQRELATQRLVSSATLDTQKSIRDAAEARVAQMQSDIGDRRVRAPFAGVLGIRQVSPGTLLTPTTVIATLDDIEHMHIDFQVPEVELAALGVGDKVSATSVAWPGRTFEGVVSTIDARIDPATRAVTVRADFANGDHALRPGMLLDVRLFHPERPALVIPEIAVVQVGRDTFVYRITADDSVERVDVITGARRAGVVEIKQGLEAGQRIVVDGTGKLRPGLKVAAKDAAPASGAEPAEAAAPVSAEGHGG; the protein is encoded by the coding sequence ATGTTGGCTCGTATCGCTTCGACCCTGGCCCTTGGCCTCAGCCTGGCCGTGCTGGCCGGGTGCGCAGGCAAACAGGAGGCCGCCGCACGTCGGCAGGGAGAAGCGGTGCCGGTCACCGCGCAGGTCGTGCAGTCCAGGCAGTGGAACGACACCCTGCAGGCACTGGGCACGGCCAAGGCGCGCGAATCCATCAGCGTCACCGCCAAGGTCAGCGAGATCGTCGAGAAGGTGCACTTCGAAAGCGGCCAGCACGTTGCTGCCGGTGCGCCGATCGTGACCCTGCGTGGGCAGGCCCAGGAGGCAGCGCTGGTGCAGGCGCAGGCCACCTTCCACGAGGCCGACCAGCTGTACAGGCGCCAGCGTGAGCTGGCCACGCAGCGACTGGTGTCCAGCGCCACGCTGGATACGCAGAAGTCGATCCGCGATGCCGCCGAGGCGCGCGTGGCGCAGATGCAGTCGGACATCGGTGACCGCCGCGTGCGTGCGCCGTTCGCCGGTGTGCTCGGCATCCGCCAGGTCAGCCCCGGCACATTGCTGACGCCGACCACGGTGATCGCCACGCTCGATGACATCGAACACATGCACATCGATTTCCAGGTGCCGGAAGTGGAACTGGCCGCGCTGGGCGTCGGTGACAAGGTCAGTGCCACCAGCGTGGCGTGGCCGGGCCGTACCTTCGAGGGCGTGGTCAGCACCATCGATGCACGCATCGATCCGGCCACCCGTGCGGTGACCGTGCGCGCCGACTTCGCCAACGGTGACCATGCCCTGCGCCCGGGCATGCTGCTGGACGTGCGCCTGTTCCACCCCGAGCGCCCGGCGCTGGTGATTCCGGAAATTGCCGTGGTGCAGGTCGGTCGCGATACCTTCGTGTACCGCATCACCGCCGACGACAGCGTCGAGCGCGTGGACGTGATCACCGGCGCACGCCGTGCCGGCGTGGTCGAGATCAAGCAGGGCCTGGAAGCGGGCCAGCGCATCGTGGTGGACGGTACGGGCAAGCTGCGCCCGGGCTTGAAGGTTGCCGCCAAGGACGCGGCTCCGGCCAGTGGTGCAGAGCCCGCTGAAGCCGCTGCACCGGTCTCGGCCGAGGGCCACGGCGGATGA
- a CDS encoding TonB-dependent copper receptor has translation MKMTSRPAGACARLPVALGVAVAASLAHAAPAEEARTLDTLVVTAAAPSSPLHWVTDPRLPRQPVPASDGADYLKTVPGFSAIRNGGTNGDPVLRGMFGSRLNILSNDGNLIGACPSRMDNPLSYIAPESFDRLTIIKGPQSVRWGAGASAGTVRFERDTPRFEEPGLRADASALVGSRNRNDQVLDLTLGNPTGYVRASGNRSEADDYKDGHGDVVPSKWRKWNGDVAIGWTPDADTLLEISAGAGDAIARYAGRGMDGAAFERTSYAARFEKRNLPGAWDTLQANVYYNEADHVMDNYTLRTPNPHSMMPMPMPMPMASNVDRRTQGGRVSSEWRWQDVQLVAGVDGEDSRHRGRMGMGRDTYRQAAWETDANFRRYGVFTELTLGAGTDQRWISGLRIDRASVRDERQSIRGMMGNMPNSTAGQRRKEWLGSGFLRYEQDLADGLTWYAGLGHSERMPDYWELFSPNHGPAGAVNAFTGVQPERTTQLDVGLQYKGSRVQAWVSAYAGQIQDYILFTYHGSGMMGMSQASNVDARIAGAEAGLEVSVAEQWKLGGTLAYAWGENRDQQRPLPQMPPLEARLSANWEGQRWSAGALLRAVTHQHRVADGQGNVVAQDLGPSAGFATFALNAAYRFSSQLQLSAGVDNLFDRAYSEHLNLAGSADFGFPADPVRINEPGRSLWMKVNYRY, from the coding sequence ATGAAAATGACTTCCCGCCCCGCGGGCGCCTGCGCGCGCCTGCCGGTTGCCCTTGGCGTGGCCGTGGCCGCGTCACTGGCCCACGCTGCGCCTGCCGAAGAGGCGCGTACCCTCGACACGCTGGTGGTCACCGCCGCCGCACCGTCCTCGCCGCTGCACTGGGTGACCGACCCGCGCCTGCCACGGCAGCCGGTGCCCGCCAGTGATGGCGCCGACTACCTGAAGACCGTCCCCGGCTTCTCCGCCATCCGCAACGGCGGCACCAATGGTGATCCGGTGCTGCGCGGCATGTTCGGTTCGCGGCTGAACATCCTCAGCAATGACGGCAACCTGATCGGTGCCTGTCCGTCGCGCATGGACAACCCGCTGTCCTACATCGCGCCGGAAAGCTTCGACCGGCTGACCATCATCAAGGGCCCGCAGAGCGTGCGCTGGGGCGCAGGTGCGTCGGCTGGCACCGTGCGTTTCGAGCGCGATACGCCGCGCTTCGAGGAGCCTGGCCTGCGGGCGGACGCCAGTGCGCTGGTCGGCTCGCGCAACCGCAACGACCAGGTGCTGGACCTGACCTTGGGCAATCCGACCGGCTATGTACGCGCCAGCGGCAACCGTTCCGAAGCTGACGACTACAAGGATGGCCACGGTGATGTGGTGCCGTCGAAGTGGCGCAAGTGGAATGGCGACGTGGCCATCGGCTGGACGCCGGATGCCGATACGCTGCTGGAAATCTCCGCCGGTGCGGGCGATGCGATCGCGCGTTACGCCGGGCGCGGCATGGACGGTGCCGCGTTCGAACGCACCAGCTACGCAGCACGCTTCGAGAAGCGCAACCTGCCGGGTGCGTGGGATACGTTGCAGGCCAACGTGTACTACAACGAGGCCGACCACGTGATGGACAACTACACGTTGCGCACGCCGAACCCGCACAGCATGATGCCGATGCCGATGCCGATGCCGATGGCCTCGAACGTGGATCGCCGTACCCAGGGCGGTCGGGTCAGTTCCGAGTGGCGCTGGCAGGACGTGCAGCTGGTGGCCGGCGTGGACGGCGAGGACAGCCGCCATCGTGGCCGTATGGGCATGGGCCGCGACACCTACCGACAGGCGGCCTGGGAGACCGATGCCAACTTCCGCCGCTATGGCGTGTTCACCGAACTGACGCTGGGTGCCGGAACCGACCAACGGTGGATCAGTGGCCTGCGCATTGACCGCGCCAGCGTGCGCGATGAGCGACAGTCGATCCGCGGCATGATGGGCAACATGCCCAATTCGACCGCAGGCCAGCGCCGCAAGGAATGGCTCGGCAGCGGTTTCCTGCGCTACGAACAGGATCTGGCCGATGGCCTGACCTGGTACGCCGGCCTCGGCCACAGTGAACGCATGCCCGACTACTGGGAGCTGTTCTCGCCCAACCATGGCCCTGCAGGTGCAGTGAACGCGTTCACCGGCGTGCAGCCTGAGCGCACCACCCAGCTCGATGTCGGACTGCAGTACAAGGGATCGCGCGTGCAGGCGTGGGTTTCGGCGTACGCCGGGCAGATCCAGGACTACATCCTGTTCACCTACCACGGCAGCGGCATGATGGGCATGAGCCAGGCCAGCAACGTTGATGCGCGCATCGCCGGTGCTGAAGCCGGGCTGGAAGTAAGCGTGGCCGAGCAGTGGAAGCTGGGCGGCACGTTGGCCTATGCCTGGGGCGAGAACCGCGACCAGCAGCGTCCGCTGCCGCAGATGCCACCGCTGGAAGCACGCCTGAGTGCGAACTGGGAAGGCCAGCGCTGGAGCGCCGGTGCACTGCTGCGCGCGGTGACCCACCAGCATCGTGTCGCAGATGGCCAAGGCAACGTGGTCGCACAGGATCTCGGACCGAGCGCTGGCTTTGCCACCTTCGCGCTCAACGCGGCGTACCGCTTCAGTTCGCAGCTGCAGCTCAGCGCGGGCGTCGACAACCTGTTCGACCGTGCCTACAGCGAGCATCTGAACCTGGCCGGCAGCGCCGACTTCGGCTTCCCCGCCGACCCGGTGCGCATCAACGAGCCGGGCCGCAGCCTGTGGATGAAGGTGAACTACCGGTATTGA
- a CDS encoding DUF2946 domain-containing protein: MTRLSRPQRLLLQLAILATLLMVLAPLVSRALQAQPMEHAAMAGMDHAAMGHDMHGMAMAGHDQHGAAPAAPSRPADPHAMHGEACEYCVLAMRLLPWLAVLVLLLPLLWRPRLVFPWSQQVLPALRWPAHAARGPPCLSIVR; this comes from the coding sequence GTGACCCGCCTGTCCCGCCCGCAGCGCCTCCTGCTCCAGCTCGCCATCCTGGCAACGCTGCTGATGGTGCTTGCGCCGCTGGTCAGCCGCGCGCTGCAGGCGCAGCCGATGGAGCACGCCGCGATGGCAGGCATGGACCACGCTGCCATGGGCCATGACATGCACGGCATGGCCATGGCCGGGCACGATCAGCACGGCGCCGCGCCGGCAGCGCCCAGCCGTCCGGCCGACCCCCACGCCATGCACGGCGAAGCCTGCGAATACTGCGTGCTGGCCATGCGCCTGCTGCCGTGGCTGGCGGTGCTAGTGCTGCTGTTGCCACTGCTGTGGCGGCCGCGCCTGGTGTTCCCGTGGTCGCAACAGGTGCTGCCCGCGCTGCGCTGGCCGGCACATGCCGCGCGCGGGCCGCCGTGCCTCTCCATCGTTCGCTGA
- a CDS encoding LysR family transcriptional regulator, whose amino-acid sequence MTLTQLRYLVAIADAELNITLAASRVHATQPGLSKQLKQLEDELGFLLFVRKGRSLESVTPAGTEVIARARSVLAEANNIRTYAANQRRESQGQLILTTTHTQARFVLPPAVAAIKQAYPQVSVHLQQAGEADALDRLNQGDADIAIISTAGGEPTDGIAVPLFRWRRLVVVPKGHPLDRAGRAPDLAALARQPLISYESSTRPNSSLQRAFAANGLVPDLALTALDADLIKTYVRTGLGVGLLAEMAVSSNDEDLRSWPAPEPITECIAWAVLPRDRVLRDYALELVHVLAPQIDPRDLRRVLDGNQAAAWPVPPTWESLTQTITV is encoded by the coding sequence ATGACGCTGACCCAGCTGCGCTACCTGGTTGCCATCGCCGACGCCGAGCTGAACATCACGCTGGCCGCCTCGCGCGTGCATGCCACCCAGCCTGGCCTGTCCAAGCAGCTCAAGCAGCTGGAGGACGAGCTGGGTTTCCTGTTGTTCGTGCGCAAGGGCCGCAGCCTGGAGTCGGTCACCCCGGCCGGCACCGAGGTGATTGCCCGCGCCCGTTCGGTGCTGGCCGAGGCCAACAACATCCGCACCTATGCGGCCAACCAGCGCCGCGAGAGTCAGGGCCAGCTGATCCTGACCACCACCCACACCCAGGCGCGCTTCGTGCTGCCGCCGGCGGTGGCAGCGATCAAGCAGGCCTATCCCCAGGTGAGCGTGCACCTGCAGCAGGCCGGCGAAGCCGACGCGCTGGATCGCTTGAACCAGGGCGATGCGGATATCGCCATCATCAGCACCGCCGGCGGTGAGCCCACCGATGGCATCGCGGTGCCGCTGTTCCGCTGGCGACGTCTGGTGGTGGTGCCGAAGGGCCACCCGCTGGACCGTGCCGGCCGCGCACCGGACCTGGCCGCGCTGGCCCGCCAGCCCTTGATCAGCTACGAATCCTCGACGCGACCGAACTCGTCGCTGCAGCGCGCCTTCGCCGCCAATGGGCTGGTGCCCGACCTGGCACTGACCGCGCTCGATGCCGACCTGATCAAGACCTACGTACGTACCGGTCTGGGCGTAGGCCTGCTGGCCGAGATGGCGGTCAGTTCCAACGACGAAGATCTGCGCTCGTGGCCGGCCCCGGAGCCGATCACTGAATGCATTGCCTGGGCGGTGCTGCCGCGCGACCGCGTGCTGCGTGATTACGCGCTGGAGCTGGTGCACGTGCTGGCACCGCAGATCGATCCGCGCGACCTGCGGAGGGTGCTGGATGGCAACCAGGCGGCGGCGTGGCCGGTACCCCCGACGTGGGAGTCACTGACCCAGACCATCACGGTGTGA
- the cysK gene encoding cysteine synthase A yields the protein MALYDSILDTVGNTPIVRLQRLAPPQVSVYAKVESFNPGGSVKDRLALAIILDAEARGLLKPGDTIVEATSGNTGVALAMVAAARGYKFVATMVETFSVERRKLMRAYGAKVILTPAAERGSGMVRKAAELAEQHGWFLASQFANPANPAYHRNTTAAEILRDFAGKRLDYFVSGWGTGGTLTGVGEVLKVARPQTRIIATEPAGAALLKGDDWKPHKIQGWTPDFVPDVLNRDVVDELVTVEDDRAIATARRLAAEEGIFVGISAGATVASALDVAARAEPGSVILAMLPDTGERYFSTPLFADVNEGSDDDWLAGLP from the coding sequence ATGGCCCTGTACGACTCCATTCTCGATACCGTCGGCAACACCCCCATCGTCAGGCTGCAGCGCCTGGCGCCGCCACAGGTCAGCGTCTACGCCAAGGTCGAGTCGTTCAACCCCGGCGGTTCGGTGAAGGACCGCCTGGCGCTGGCGATCATCCTCGACGCCGAAGCACGCGGCCTGCTCAAGCCGGGCGACACCATCGTCGAAGCCACTTCAGGCAACACCGGCGTGGCACTGGCGATGGTCGCCGCCGCGCGCGGCTACAAGTTCGTGGCGACCATGGTCGAGACCTTCTCGGTCGAGCGCCGCAAGCTGATGCGTGCCTATGGCGCCAAGGTGATCCTGACCCCGGCCGCCGAACGCGGCAGCGGCATGGTGCGCAAGGCGGCTGAACTGGCCGAACAGCACGGCTGGTTCCTGGCCAGCCAGTTCGCCAACCCGGCCAACCCGGCCTACCACCGCAACACCACCGCCGCCGAAATCCTGCGCGATTTCGCCGGCAAGCGGCTGGACTATTTCGTCAGCGGCTGGGGCACCGGCGGCACGCTCACCGGTGTTGGCGAAGTGCTGAAGGTCGCGCGCCCGCAGACCCGCATCATCGCCACCGAACCGGCCGGCGCCGCACTGTTGAAGGGCGACGATTGGAAGCCGCACAAGATCCAGGGCTGGACGCCGGATTTCGTGCCGGACGTGCTCAACCGCGATGTGGTGGATGAACTGGTGACGGTGGAAGATGACCGCGCCATCGCCACCGCACGCCGACTGGCTGCGGAAGAAGGTATCTTCGTCGGCATCTCCGCCGGCGCTACCGTGGCCAGCGCACTGGACGTGGCTGCCCGTGCTGAACCGGGCTCGGTGATCCTGGCGATGCTGCCGGACACCGGTGAACGCTATTTCTCCACGCCGCTGTTCGCCGATGTGAATGAGGGTTCCGACGACGACTGGCTGGCCGGCCTGCCGTGA
- a CDS encoding O-acetyl-ADP-ribose deacetylase codes for MKIEVWQGDITTLAVDAIVNAANETLLGGGGVDGAIHRAAGPALLAECEQLPELRAGVRCPTGEVRATDAYALPARHVLHTVGPVWHDGQRDEPALLANCYWKSLQLAESLGVQSIAFPAISCGVYGYPLYQAAQIAVTETLAWQRSHAQPMRIVLVAFNTATAKAYQQALTAAGQSTDNEPRGSMLPPLGDAGFAAAH; via the coding sequence ATGAAGATCGAAGTTTGGCAGGGCGACATCACGACCCTGGCGGTGGATGCGATCGTCAACGCGGCCAATGAAACACTGCTCGGTGGCGGCGGTGTCGACGGTGCGATCCATCGTGCCGCGGGCCCTGCGCTGCTGGCCGAGTGCGAGCAGTTGCCGGAACTGCGCGCGGGCGTGCGCTGCCCGACCGGCGAAGTGCGCGCCACCGACGCTTATGCATTGCCGGCGCGGCATGTACTGCACACGGTGGGCCCGGTCTGGCATGACGGTCAGCGTGACGAACCGGCGCTGCTGGCCAACTGCTACTGGAAATCGCTGCAACTGGCCGAATCGTTGGGCGTGCAGTCGATCGCATTCCCGGCGATCAGCTGCGGTGTGTATGGCTATCCGCTGTACCAGGCCGCGCAGATCGCGGTGACCGAAACACTGGCGTGGCAGCGCAGCCATGCACAGCCGATGCGCATCGTGCTGGTGGCGTTCAATACCGCCACGGCAAAGGCCTACCAGCAGGCACTGACCGCCGCGGGACAAAGCACGGACAACGAACCGCGCGGGTCGATGCTGCCGCCCCTGGGTGATGCGGGCTTCGCCGCTGCGCACTGA
- a CDS encoding ABC transporter substrate-binding protein has protein sequence MRLAAITLAVATVLVAGGCNRLGGGGDAGKAASLDFDKPVSGEITSRSGINYNDGSHHQLYQIKLEDKQLVGLKLTGSLSGSIAVFNNGSLVASSNTGYEREGDVSLAFRANGGGTYQVAVNANGSTDYGPYRLRAEKLVPYDGKPLAGSGEIVDMLAGGSQDYTLQVDKAGLYEIRLVSDVFDPVLKLSGQGVDAENDDGGDSTNSRLTLSLKPGKYTLTARGLGDGVNGMFTLSANRIELPGNLVERDGTALPKSGSVYTMLDNDGRRRFLLTLERPADVRLDAISSQVDTVLRVVGGDVELTDDDGGNGTNSRLEETLPAGHYTVDVSSLNNGAGMVEVRVQVEGASADGAAASAARAAADAAAAVADDAAAVEEASR, from the coding sequence ATGCGTTTGGCAGCAATCACACTGGCCGTCGCCACGGTCCTGGTCGCCGGCGGTTGCAACCGTCTCGGCGGCGGTGGTGACGCAGGCAAGGCCGCGTCGCTCGATTTCGACAAGCCGGTATCCGGCGAGATCACCTCGCGCAGCGGCATCAACTACAACGACGGCAGCCATCACCAGCTTTACCAGATCAAGCTGGAAGACAAGCAGCTGGTTGGGCTGAAGCTGACCGGTTCGCTGAGCGGCTCGATCGCTGTGTTCAACAACGGCAGCCTGGTGGCCAGCAGCAACACCGGCTACGAGCGCGAAGGCGACGTCTCGCTGGCCTTCCGTGCCAACGGTGGTGGCACCTACCAGGTAGCGGTCAACGCCAACGGCTCGACCGATTACGGTCCGTATCGCCTGCGCGCCGAGAAGCTGGTGCCGTACGACGGTAAGCCGCTGGCGGGCAGTGGCGAGATCGTCGACATGCTGGCCGGTGGTTCCCAGGACTACACCCTGCAGGTGGACAAGGCCGGCCTGTACGAGATCCGCCTGGTGTCGGATGTCTTCGATCCGGTGCTGAAGCTGTCGGGCCAGGGCGTGGACGCCGAGAATGACGATGGCGGGGACAGCACCAACTCGCGCCTGACCCTGTCGCTGAAGCCGGGCAAGTACACCCTGACCGCGCGCGGTTTGGGCGACGGCGTCAACGGCATGTTCACCCTGTCGGCAAACCGCATCGAGCTGCCCGGCAATCTGGTCGAACGCGATGGCACGGCGCTGCCGAAGTCGGGCAGCGTGTACACGATGCTCGACAACGATGGCCGCCGCCGTTTCCTGCTGACCCTGGAGCGCCCGGCTGACGTGCGCCTGGATGCGATTTCCAGCCAGGTCGATACCGTGCTGCGCGTGGTCGGCGGCGACGTCGAGCTGACCGATGATGACGGTGGCAACGGTACCAATTCGCGCCTGGAAGAGACCCTGCCGGCCGGTCACTACACCGTCGACGTGTCCAGCCTGAACAACGGTGCGGGCATGGTGGAAGTGCGCGTGCAGGTCGAAGGTGCCAGCGCCGACGGTGCTGCCGCCTCGGCCGCGCGTGCTGCGGCCGATGCCGCTGCCGCCGTGGCCGATGACGCTGCAGCGGTGGAGGAAGCCAGCCGTTGA